The following coding sequences lie in one Myxococcales bacterium genomic window:
- a CDS encoding HAD-IG family 5'-nucleotidase, which produces MVGFDMDYTLAIYNQAEIDKVSIEVTAKKLVESGYPQKLLAMGFRTDFPVRGLLIDKELGNILKMDSHRYVKKAYHGFTELPLQERRTLYHRARLRVNTPRYHWVDTLYALSEVSVFAAVVEELERDGTALNYEQLFTDIRRCIDLAHRDGSILDIVTADLPRFLHKDPLLAPTLHKLRSSGKQLFLLTNSGPDYTDRLMTYLLSEAISEYPSWRSYFDIIITAACKPDFFNGNSPFLEADVNGASREAESLARGKVYTGGNITVFERLAGCDPDGVLYVGDHIYGDVLRTKKESAWRTAMIIQELSDEMTALEQCDDDLRRLDALETLRDTLYDELRERQEQLRDVQTQLASLQSTSDHSLGLDTLRLTLRRRTEVIRHRFRWIDEEYAALEEQVDCAFHPFWGSLLNSGSELSSFGSQVEKFACLYTNRVSSFWHYSPMHYFRSPRDRMPHELKA; this is translated from the coding sequence ATGGTTGGCTTTGACATGGACTATACGCTGGCTATCTATAATCAAGCTGAAATTGATAAGGTGAGCATTGAAGTCACCGCAAAGAAGCTTGTAGAAAGCGGCTATCCACAAAAGCTTCTCGCGATGGGTTTTCGGACAGACTTTCCGGTCCGAGGGCTGCTGATCGACAAAGAACTAGGAAATATCCTCAAAATGGATAGCCATCGCTATGTAAAAAAGGCATACCACGGGTTTACAGAACTTCCGCTTCAAGAGCGCCGCACGCTTTATCACCGAGCGAGGCTGCGGGTGAATACTCCGCGATATCATTGGGTAGACACCCTGTATGCGCTAAGCGAGGTGTCTGTATTTGCGGCAGTCGTAGAGGAGCTTGAGCGTGACGGCACCGCCCTCAACTATGAGCAACTGTTTACAGACATTCGAAGGTGCATCGATCTTGCGCATCGGGATGGCAGCATTCTCGATATTGTCACAGCCGATTTGCCCCGCTTCCTGCATAAAGATCCGCTGTTGGCTCCCACGCTTCACAAGCTGCGCAGTTCGGGTAAGCAACTGTTTCTGCTTACCAATTCGGGGCCAGATTACACGGATCGTCTGATGACGTATCTCTTAAGTGAGGCCATTTCGGAGTATCCCTCATGGCGGAGTTATTTTGACATCATTATTACGGCTGCCTGCAAACCGGATTTTTTTAACGGGAACAGCCCGTTTCTGGAAGCGGATGTAAATGGAGCGTCACGAGAGGCAGAATCGTTAGCCCGCGGCAAGGTGTATACGGGCGGAAACATAACGGTATTCGAACGCCTAGCGGGCTGCGATCCCGACGGTGTACTGTATGTGGGGGATCACATCTATGGAGATGTGCTGCGGACAAAAAAAGAAAGCGCTTGGCGCACGGCGATGATCATTCAAGAGTTGAGCGATGAAATGACCGCGCTTGAGCAGTGTGACGATGATCTTCGTCGCCTGGATGCCTTAGAAACACTTCGGGATACCCTGTACGATGAGCTCAGAGAAAGACAGGAGCAGCTCAGGGACGTACAGACTCAGCTTGCGAGCTTGCAATCCACGAGTGACCATTCGCTCGGGCTAGATACACTTCGCCTTACATTACGGCGTCGGACTGAGGTGATTCGTCATCGGTTCAGATGGATTGATGAGGAATATGCCGCGCTAGAAGAGCAGGTCGATTGTGCGTTCCATCCTTTTTGGGGATCGCTCCTCAACTCGGGCTCAGAGCTGTCGAGCTTTGGCAGTCAGGTGGAGAAATTCGCATGCCTCTATACCAACCGCGTTTCGAGCTTTTGGCACTACTCCCCTATGCATTACTTTAGAAGTCCACGCGATCGGATGCCCCATGAACTCAAGGCATAA
- the rplU gene encoding 50S ribosomal protein L21, with product MYAVIASGGKQYRVEEGNVVRIDRLQGEIGAKVEFQDVLLVGGGERVQVGQPLLSGAKVAAEIIGHDLAKKVIIFKMRRRKGYRRKTGHRQPYTQVRITSITV from the coding sequence ATGTACGCAGTCATTGCTTCAGGTGGAAAACAATATCGTGTGGAGGAGGGCAATGTCGTGCGCATCGACCGCCTTCAGGGTGAGATCGGCGCGAAGGTGGAGTTTCAGGATGTATTGTTGGTCGGAGGAGGGGAGCGAGTGCAGGTTGGTCAACCACTCTTGAGTGGTGCCAAAGTCGCCGCTGAAATCATCGGTCATGATTTGGCAAAGAAGGTGATTATATTCAAGATGCGCCGTCGCAAAGGTTATCGTCGCAAGACCGGCCATCGCCAGCCCTACACCCAGGTTCGCATCACCTCTATCACAGTCTAG
- the rpmA gene encoding 50S ribosomal protein L27, translating to MAHKKGQGATRNGRDSNPQYRGVKVYAGQTVRAGNIIVRQVGSTFHAGNNVGLGKDFTLWSRIDGVVRFERQGRKRQRVSVYTKDDPRLTAVSPLTR from the coding sequence ATGGCACACAAAAAAGGCCAAGGCGCCACGCGAAATGGGCGCGATTCCAATCCGCAATACCGCGGCGTCAAAGTATACGCCGGCCAGACGGTTCGTGCAGGAAATATTATTGTTCGCCAGGTTGGTTCAACGTTTCATGCGGGTAACAATGTGGGTTTGGGCAAGGATTTCACCCTGTGGTCGCGCATTGATGGAGTGGTGCGCTTTGAACGGCAGGGCCGCAAGCGCCAGCGCGTCAGTGTGTATACGAAGGATGATCCGCGCTTGACGGCCGTCTCTCCTCTGACACGCTAA
- a CDS encoding bifunctional riboflavin kinase/FAD synthetase has translation MPLYDHTIVVPGNLDGVHLGHQALLRHARQLADTLGGNVTALTLDPHPSMLLMPDRTPPLLTTIERKVELLKHYGADKVCVETFDEAFSKLSPQDFIDQILVKKLRAKAVVLGPDFRFGAARQGTIETLRTFGENLGFKVHQMPIEEVNKEPISSTEIRHALKRGEVAVAARWLGRAYDLQGIVAHGAKRGRAIGFPTANLENICTLLPADGVYATISRRMGEPRSHLLFGVANVGERPTFAAPSAVEVHLFDVTDTFYGEPLRVAFLERLRAQQSFAGIHELRAQILMDCEYAKTVLAEKIPLCSTL, from the coding sequence ATGCCATTATACGATCACACGATTGTGGTGCCCGGCAATTTAGATGGGGTGCATCTCGGCCATCAGGCGCTTCTTCGGCACGCACGTCAGCTCGCCGACACGCTCGGCGGGAATGTGACCGCGTTAACCTTGGATCCCCATCCCTCAATGCTGCTGATGCCCGACAGAACCCCGCCACTCTTGACCACCATCGAACGCAAAGTCGAACTCTTAAAACACTACGGCGCCGACAAGGTATGCGTTGAGACCTTTGACGAGGCGTTTTCCAAACTGAGCCCTCAAGACTTTATCGACCAAATCCTTGTGAAGAAACTACGGGCAAAAGCCGTGGTGCTGGGGCCCGATTTTCGATTTGGGGCCGCGCGCCAAGGCACTATCGAGACTTTGCGAACTTTTGGTGAAAACCTTGGATTTAAGGTTCACCAAATGCCGATTGAAGAGGTTAACAAGGAACCCATTTCGTCCACGGAAATACGTCACGCACTCAAACGCGGTGAGGTGGCGGTAGCCGCGCGGTGGCTCGGTCGTGCCTACGATCTACAAGGCATTGTCGCGCATGGGGCGAAGCGCGGGCGGGCGATCGGTTTTCCGACGGCTAACTTAGAAAATATTTGCACGCTGTTGCCCGCAGACGGTGTGTACGCGACGATCTCACGGCGGATGGGCGAGCCCAGATCACACTTACTATTCGGCGTAGCCAACGTCGGCGAACGCCCCACTTTTGCTGCCCCGTCTGCCGTCGAAGTGCATCTGTTTGACGTTACCGATACGTTCTACGGTGAGCCGCTGCGGGTAGCGTTTTTGGAGCGGTTACGCGCGCAGCAATCATTTGCCGGTATCCACGAGCTTCGAGCGCAAATTCTTATGGATTGCGAGTATGCCAAGACAGTGTTGGCCGAAAAGATTCCGCTATGTAGCACTCTATAG
- a CDS encoding amidohydrolase family protein, which translates to MHSAPTPSQGELDVVIRGATVFTMDAHSRVLNAEVGIAMGCIVYVGKRPGSFRVTRRTQHIHGKGSVLLPGFVQCHVHLVQTLFRGMAEGLPLLHWLSRRIWPLEASLTRSKTRQSAELGLKELINGGTTCILDMGSTQHHGVVFDAIARSGMRAFSGKAMMDRGPAALRETTQQSIAESMALLMRWHGACEGRLGYAFAPRFVLSCSKTLLRKVGVLAKQTGTLIHTHIAENEKERHLVRERYGKSDVQVLEDLGIAGPHVVLAHGVWLNKKEMRRIAKRETRIVHCPSANLKLASGIADVKAMREAEIVVGLGADGAACNNRLDMWSEMRLSGLLAKVRRRDPAAISAMDILRMATWEGARLLNLEQLIGSIEVGKRADLILVRIDPSWHLPGQDLSANLVYACTQSHVSHVMIDGQMLKGAYAPAQKPLAGEVGQA; encoded by the coding sequence ATGCATTCGGCCCCCACACCCTCCCAAGGTGAACTCGATGTCGTAATACGGGGTGCGACGGTGTTCACAATGGACGCCCACAGTCGCGTACTCAATGCCGAGGTCGGAATTGCGATGGGATGCATCGTCTATGTGGGCAAGAGACCCGGGTCGTTTCGTGTCACTCGGCGCACCCAACACATTCACGGAAAAGGCTCCGTGCTTCTACCGGGTTTTGTCCAGTGTCATGTGCATCTGGTTCAAACGCTGTTTCGGGGCATGGCGGAGGGCTTGCCGTTGCTTCACTGGCTTTCGCGCCGCATATGGCCTCTTGAAGCATCACTCACCCGCTCGAAGACACGCCAGAGTGCAGAACTCGGATTAAAAGAGCTTATCAATGGAGGCACCACGTGCATTCTCGATATGGGCTCCACACAGCATCATGGTGTCGTTTTCGATGCTATAGCACGCAGCGGAATGCGGGCTTTTTCAGGGAAAGCTATGATGGACAGGGGGCCTGCTGCGCTCAGAGAAACGACGCAGCAGAGTATTGCCGAAAGTATGGCGCTACTAATGCGCTGGCATGGGGCGTGCGAGGGGCGTTTGGGTTACGCTTTTGCGCCGCGCTTCGTCCTCTCGTGCAGCAAAACATTACTTCGAAAAGTGGGGGTTCTGGCCAAACAAACCGGCACGTTGATTCACACCCACATCGCGGAAAATGAAAAGGAACGCCATCTGGTCCGTGAGCGATACGGCAAGAGCGATGTGCAAGTCTTGGAGGATCTCGGCATAGCCGGACCCCACGTCGTGCTAGCTCACGGTGTATGGCTCAACAAGAAGGAAATGAGGCGCATTGCAAAGCGCGAGACCCGTATCGTGCATTGTCCGAGTGCCAATCTCAAATTGGCGAGCGGCATTGCTGATGTCAAAGCCATGAGGGAGGCGGAAATCGTTGTGGGGTTGGGAGCCGATGGAGCCGCCTGCAACAACCGACTCGACATGTGGTCAGAAATGCGCCTTTCCGGTTTACTGGCCAAAGTGCGTCGCCGCGATCCAGCCGCGATCTCTGCTATGGACATTCTAAGAATGGCCACATGGGAGGGCGCAAGACTACTTAATCTGGAGCAGCTTATTGGATCCATCGAGGTGGGTAAACGCGCTGACCTCATCCTGGTGCGCATTGATCCAAGCTGGCACCTCCCGGGACAAGATCTGTCAGCAAACCTGGTCTACGCTTGTACTCAATCGCATGTGAGCCACGTCATGATCGATGGTCAGATGCTCAAGGGGGCGTATGCGCCGGCGCAGAAGCCGCTGGCGGGGGAAGTGGGCCAGGCGTAG
- the cdd gene encoding cytidine deaminase, whose protein sequence is MAKSISYTPDWEALSQAAKHAQNRAYAPYSLYRVGAAALGDDGQTYIGCNVENASYGLSMCAERSAVFQAVLGGAHAINAVVLYTDGATPATPCGACRQVISEFATDCTVLCISRDGDRIMTTVRELLPHAFGPHTLPR, encoded by the coding sequence ATGGCGAAATCGATCTCATACACGCCCGATTGGGAAGCCCTTTCCCAGGCCGCAAAACACGCCCAGAACCGGGCCTATGCGCCCTACTCTCTTTATCGGGTCGGAGCTGCTGCCCTCGGCGACGACGGCCAGACCTATATAGGTTGCAACGTCGAGAATGCCAGTTACGGACTCTCCATGTGCGCCGAGCGGAGTGCGGTATTCCAAGCCGTCCTGGGCGGGGCCCATGCCATCAATGCGGTCGTGCTATACACCGACGGTGCAACTCCGGCCACGCCGTGTGGAGCCTGCCGGCAAGTGATCTCCGAATTTGCGACGGATTGTACGGTCTTGTGTATAAGTCGAGACGGCGATCGGATAATGACCACCGTGCGAGAGCTATTGCCCCATGCATTCGGCCCCCACACCCTCCCAAGGTGA
- a CDS encoding peptidoglycan-binding protein, with product MTHVRNSRVFSWLSGILVTVLMVTGCGGKKKEKRETPSRKSHERVDSRPVPMHQPVPLWEDGRPRGKIDAAKADTEGYIVVDLGEEWTPYIFSSPPGAEPAAYRKTYLALAQGRFPDNHHGDRARKDEYLELYGIMPTLNLLHKRFVAMSKRQCINALDLEALRRFDGFIAYRQDRANKNVQRSFAALERRVGEIVRAAGAGTLEALNLETLSDVDRGHVAAYVKQAPKVEAIRATQARLQCEGYFEGLGRYLDGVLDWRTHEAIAKFERRHRAYGWGYIGKDTLEKLRTPSLELERQAVVRVLTERALHAAGVLEDGSTVMRHDGTRRTFRGADGKPHALRNLEAEIRDHIKRAFALDTPESTLAFFSRLGNIPTEKLVAVKGITLPEYYSKDMDFYAEIDRGDIWYDFPFDNQGLERPQPRHFRPSLTLYVKYNGQNIPLARYGTTVGGWRSDFENGHVMWRFKDSPVGPRVWQKIVAAPVWLPPESTPHKDLLQRSPKKGVKWEVDYDDMGPSYASAYGLVAAYHYKYQKRSDGSLTVGGDEGIRTHGSVDYMSVARRHSHGCHRLQNHLAVRLMSFILAHRAHTRIGQRRVALERDLEYDGEIYKLELREGGFEFQLNKPVYVNVTEGRIRGKAKKPIAHAIPKFDADAGVYVTPDGGAVQVSPTGKLTDIPFPIQDEGALDPNQEMLPQPYGPAPASSTPGPLPPPAASAPAHTPP from the coding sequence ATGACACACGTAAGAAATTCCCGAGTTTTTTCCTGGCTTTCGGGAATATTAGTAACCGTACTTATGGTTACGGGCTGTGGAGGAAAGAAAAAAGAAAAACGGGAAACTCCGAGTCGCAAATCTCACGAGCGAGTGGATAGTCGCCCCGTGCCAATGCACCAACCGGTACCACTTTGGGAAGATGGCCGACCCCGTGGCAAAATCGATGCCGCCAAGGCGGATACCGAAGGCTATATTGTGGTAGATCTCGGCGAAGAGTGGACGCCGTATATCTTTTCGTCGCCCCCTGGGGCCGAGCCCGCGGCATATCGTAAGACATACTTGGCGCTTGCCCAAGGCCGTTTCCCTGACAACCATCACGGCGATCGCGCTCGTAAGGACGAGTATCTTGAACTCTATGGCATCATGCCAACACTCAATTTACTGCACAAGCGGTTTGTCGCGATGTCGAAACGCCAGTGCATCAATGCACTTGATCTTGAAGCGCTTAGACGGTTTGACGGGTTCATTGCGTATCGTCAAGATAGAGCCAACAAGAATGTTCAGCGATCATTTGCAGCGCTGGAGCGGCGCGTAGGAGAGATCGTCCGTGCTGCTGGCGCGGGCACCTTGGAGGCGCTAAATCTTGAGACGCTATCTGATGTGGATCGAGGACACGTCGCCGCTTATGTCAAGCAGGCCCCCAAGGTTGAGGCGATCCGCGCCACCCAAGCACGTCTTCAGTGTGAGGGTTATTTCGAAGGGCTCGGCAGATACCTCGACGGCGTACTCGATTGGCGTACCCACGAAGCGATTGCAAAATTCGAACGGCGACACCGTGCTTATGGGTGGGGCTATATTGGCAAAGATACGCTAGAAAAGCTCCGTACGCCGAGCCTCGAACTCGAGCGCCAAGCTGTGGTGCGGGTACTCACAGAGCGCGCCTTACACGCTGCCGGCGTTCTCGAAGATGGAAGCACGGTGATGCGTCATGATGGCACTAGGCGCACTTTTCGAGGCGCAGATGGAAAACCGCATGCCCTCAGGAACCTGGAAGCTGAAATACGTGATCACATTAAACGGGCGTTCGCGCTGGATACGCCCGAATCCACGCTGGCATTTTTTTCGCGCCTGGGAAATATCCCCACAGAGAAGCTGGTTGCAGTGAAGGGAATAACGCTGCCAGAATACTACTCCAAAGATATGGATTTCTATGCGGAAATAGACCGCGGAGACATTTGGTACGATTTCCCGTTTGATAATCAAGGCTTGGAACGTCCCCAGCCGCGCCATTTCCGCCCGTCGCTAACTCTGTACGTCAAGTACAACGGTCAAAATATTCCCCTGGCGCGATATGGCACCACCGTGGGAGGTTGGCGCAGTGATTTTGAAAATGGCCACGTCATGTGGAGGTTCAAGGACTCTCCTGTGGGGCCCCGCGTTTGGCAGAAGATTGTGGCAGCCCCTGTGTGGCTTCCGCCCGAAAGTACGCCACATAAAGACTTACTTCAGCGCAGTCCCAAGAAGGGCGTCAAGTGGGAAGTGGATTATGATGACATGGGTCCAAGTTATGCGTCCGCTTACGGGTTGGTTGCGGCCTACCACTACAAATACCAGAAACGTTCGGACGGATCTTTGACCGTTGGGGGAGACGAAGGGATACGCACGCATGGTTCTGTCGATTATATGAGCGTGGCGCGTCGACACTCCCACGGATGCCATCGACTTCAAAACCATCTTGCGGTTCGTTTGATGTCTTTTATTCTGGCTCATCGGGCGCACACACGTATTGGTCAACGACGCGTAGCGCTTGAGCGCGATCTAGAATACGATGGCGAAATATACAAACTTGAGCTGCGTGAGGGCGGGTTCGAATTTCAGTTGAACAAGCCAGTTTACGTGAACGTCACCGAAGGTCGCATCCGCGGCAAGGCGAAAAAGCCCATTGCGCACGCCATCCCCAAGTTTGACGCGGATGCCGGCGTTTACGTCACCCCCGATGGCGGCGCCGTTCAAGTAAGCCCCACCGGCAAGCTGACCGACATACCTTTTCCTATCCAGGATGAAGGAGCTTTGGATCCGAACCAGGAAATGCTACCGCAGCCGTACGGGCCGGCTCCCGCGTCCTCTACGCCTGGCCCACTTCCCCCGCCAGCGGCTTCTGCGCCGGCGCATACGCCCCCTTGA